The following proteins are co-located in the uncultured Propionivibrio sp. genome:
- a CDS encoding FadR/GntR family transcriptional regulator, which yields MVINRTNACDQVAEEIKNLIVKGSFKVGERLPTETQLAEMFGVSRAPVREALRALRQAGFLVTKHGIGTFVNVVSPDILGNEFDTFMFFQDQSLIEILQLRRLIEGEAARLAAEHASEADIARIRETEALARTEILKHREGKDNAFFAADLKFHLAVAEASHNGIYVKFIHSIHQTLHFHQFLSLRESVHHDEVMEFHHGILVAIAEHNPVKAANVMESHIRRVEELVAESAKKAKAEQKPRKK from the coding sequence ATGGTGATCAACCGCACGAATGCCTGTGACCAGGTGGCCGAAGAGATCAAGAACCTGATCGTCAAGGGGTCCTTCAAGGTCGGCGAACGCCTGCCGACAGAAACCCAGCTGGCAGAAATGTTCGGCGTCAGCCGCGCACCGGTGCGCGAGGCGCTGCGGGCGCTGCGGCAGGCCGGTTTCCTCGTCACCAAGCATGGCATCGGCACCTTCGTCAATGTGGTGAGTCCGGACATCCTCGGCAACGAATTCGACACCTTCATGTTCTTCCAGGACCAGTCGCTCATCGAGATCCTGCAATTGCGCCGCCTCATCGAAGGCGAAGCGGCACGGCTCGCCGCAGAGCATGCGAGCGAAGCCGACATCGCCAGGATCCGCGAGACCGAAGCCCTCGCCCGCACCGAAATCCTCAAGCACCGCGAAGGCAAGGACAACGCCTTCTTTGCCGCCGACCTCAAGTTCCACCTCGCCGTCGCCGAAGCCTCGCACAACGGCATTTATGTCAAGTTCATCCACTCGATCCACCAGACGCTGCACTTTCACCAGTTCCTGAGCCTCCGGGAGTCCGTGCATCACGACGAGGTCATGGAGTTCCATCACGGCATCCTGGTCGCCATCGCCGAGCACAACCCGGTCAAGGCGGCGAATGTCATGGAAAGCCACATCCGCCGCGTCGAGGAACTCGTCGCCGAGAGTGCCAAGAAAGCCAAGGCGGAACAGAAGCCGAGAAAGAAATAG
- a CDS encoding class II aldolase/adducin family protein encodes MNDLIEKAIADFILAARRAYDSRIQTGNGGNLSVRIGNTGMMVVKASGVSFVDSAPDTVVVTDLEGRVLEGNRSPTRELLLHSVLYREFGHFDAIVHTHSPYAIVWSLSGKDIPPVTKQSLLKLPGPIPVVAVDTPEVTTADIPKICALLKEDPKRLAFVLQGHGIVALGRSAPEAEHLAEFVEETAQIAWLAAIGRNAGLIA; translated from the coding sequence ATGAACGACCTGATCGAAAAAGCCATCGCCGACTTCATCCTCGCCGCCCGCCGCGCTTATGACTCAAGAATACAAACCGGCAACGGCGGAAACCTCAGCGTGCGCATCGGCAACACCGGCATGATGGTGGTCAAGGCCAGCGGCGTCAGCTTCGTCGACTCGGCGCCCGACACGGTCGTCGTCACCGATCTCGAAGGGCGGGTGCTCGAAGGCAATCGCTCGCCAACCCGCGAACTTTTGTTGCACAGCGTGCTGTACCGTGAATTCGGCCATTTCGACGCGATCGTGCATACCCATTCGCCCTATGCCATCGTCTGGTCGCTGAGCGGCAAGGACATTCCGCCGGTCACCAAGCAGTCGCTGCTCAAGCTGCCCGGACCGATCCCGGTCGTTGCCGTCGACACCCCCGAAGTGACGACGGCCGACATTCCGAAGATCTGCGCGCTGCTCAAGGAAGATCCCAAGCGCCTCGCCTTCGTATTGCAAGGGCACGGCATCGTCGCCCTCGGCCGCAGCGCTCCCGAAGCCGAACACCTCGCCGAATTCGTCGAGGAAACGGCCCAGATCGCCTGGCTCGCCGCCATCGGCCGCAATGCCGGCCTGATCGCCTGA
- a CDS encoding N-acyl homoserine lactonase family protein translates to MNTYTLRAIVTGFTHTHKGTYIYHHSTHAYYDTEGYAELPVTIFLIEGAGKKILVDTGMSNTEIAHKYHHPGSYQPEGYAVHEQLAKMGITPEEIDIVIFTHLHWDHVYHLAKFTNAKFYVQRAEYEFAMNPIPLYYKSYEYPVLGLEPQFKDTKFELLDGEAEIIDGISVYPTPGHSIGHQVVVVNTEAGEYHCCGDAMFTYDNLKPIPKIHYTITPPARFENITESWRSIETIKRRAKSQEFILLTHEAAMIELYEKGIVLGKKA, encoded by the coding sequence ATGAACACCTACACCCTCCGCGCCATCGTCACCGGCTTCACCCACACCCACAAGGGCACCTACATCTACCACCACAGCACGCATGCCTACTACGACACCGAGGGCTACGCCGAGTTGCCGGTGACAATCTTCCTGATCGAAGGCGCCGGCAAGAAGATCCTCGTCGACACCGGCATGAGCAACACCGAGATCGCGCACAAATACCATCACCCCGGCTCCTATCAGCCCGAGGGCTACGCCGTGCATGAACAGCTCGCGAAGATGGGCATCACGCCCGAAGAAATCGACATCGTCATCTTCACGCACCTGCACTGGGACCACGTCTATCACCTGGCGAAATTCACAAATGCCAAGTTCTACGTGCAACGCGCCGAATACGAATTCGCGATGAATCCGATTCCGCTCTACTACAAGTCCTACGAATACCCGGTGCTCGGGCTGGAACCGCAATTCAAGGACACCAAGTTCGAGCTGCTCGACGGCGAGGCCGAAATCATCGACGGCATCAGCGTCTATCCGACGCCGGGCCATTCGATCGGCCACCAGGTCGTCGTCGTCAACACCGAGGCCGGCGAATACCACTGCTGCGGCGACGCGATGTTCACCTATGACAATCTCAAGCCGATCCCGAAGATCCACTACACGATCACGCCGCCGGCCCGCTTCGAGAACATCACCGAATCGTGGCGCAGCATCGAGACGATCAAGCGCCGCGCCAAGAGCCAGGAATTCATCCTGCTCACGCATGAGGCCGCCATGATCGAGCTCTACGAGAAGGGCATCGTCCTCGGCAAGAAGGCCTGA
- a CDS encoding Tm-1-like ATP-binding domain-containing protein has translation MKTIAILATMDTKHIEVSYARNLIETLGHAVRVIDIGVSGKPAEGADVQAGEVLHAAGLSLETLTRMDKGARIETMASAAAIAVAGSFKRQEFDAIFSLGGIQNTIMAATAMRALPVGVPKLILSTMASGKRLFGPFVGAKDIVVMHSVADISGINRITRSVIANAVGAVVGMALYGNRRVEASEALVIGATMLGVTSGGVSAATACLQQAGYETISFHATGVGGRAMENFIADKVIVASLDLTLHEISSEVFGGYCAGANDRLLAAAAAGIPQVVAPGAVDILSCSTDFGVDSFPSNWRARKSIAHNASLYHVKLSAPEIVQVAEVIADRLNQATGPVTVLIPTRGFCEAGAPGRPLHDAAIDAAFVTALRRGLKRSIRWVEADLNISQPEFGELAAAELQAYLQAQPVALAMDPA, from the coding sequence ATGAAAACCATCGCCATCCTGGCGACAATGGACACCAAGCACATCGAGGTGTCCTATGCCAGAAACCTGATCGAAACGCTCGGCCACGCCGTCCGCGTCATCGATATCGGCGTCTCGGGCAAGCCTGCCGAGGGCGCTGACGTCCAGGCCGGGGAGGTGTTGCACGCGGCCGGCCTGAGCCTTGAAACGCTGACGCGCATGGACAAGGGCGCGCGCATCGAAACCATGGCCAGTGCGGCGGCGATCGCCGTCGCCGGGTCCTTCAAACGCCAGGAATTCGACGCGATTTTTTCGCTCGGCGGCATCCAGAACACGATCATGGCGGCGACCGCGATGCGCGCGCTGCCGGTCGGTGTGCCGAAGCTGATCCTGTCGACCATGGCCAGCGGCAAGCGCCTGTTCGGTCCCTTCGTCGGCGCCAAGGATATCGTCGTCATGCACTCGGTCGCCGACATCTCGGGCATCAACCGCATCACCCGCAGCGTCATCGCCAATGCCGTCGGCGCCGTCGTCGGCATGGCGCTGTACGGCAACCGCCGCGTCGAGGCATCCGAAGCACTCGTCATCGGCGCGACGATGCTCGGCGTGACGAGCGGCGGCGTCTCCGCGGCGACGGCGTGCTTGCAGCAGGCCGGCTACGAGACGATTTCCTTTCATGCCACCGGCGTCGGCGGTCGCGCCATGGAGAACTTCATCGCCGACAAGGTGATCGTCGCCTCGCTCGACCTGACGCTGCATGAAATTTCCTCGGAGGTGTTCGGCGGCTACTGCGCCGGCGCCAACGACCGCCTGCTCGCGGCCGCGGCGGCGGGCATTCCGCAGGTCGTCGCGCCTGGCGCCGTCGACATCCTGAGTTGCAGCACCGACTTCGGTGTCGACAGCTTTCCGTCGAACTGGCGCGCACGAAAATCGATCGCGCATAACGCCAGCCTGTATCACGTCAAGCTCAGCGCGCCCGAAATCGTCCAGGTCGCGGAGGTCATCGCCGATCGCCTCAACCAGGCAACCGGTCCGGTGACGGTGCTGATTCCGACCCGCGGTTTTTGCGAAGCCGGCGCGCCCGGTCGGCCGCTGCACGACGCGGCGATCGACGCAGCCTTCGTGACCGCGCTCCGGCGCGGCCTCAAGCGCTCGATCCGCTGGGTCGAGGCCGATCTCAACATCAGCCAGCCGGAATTCGGCGAACTCGCCGCCGCCGAATTGCAGGCCTACCTGCAAGCGCAGCCCGTCGCGCTGGCGATGGACCCGGCATGA
- a CDS encoding sugar ABC transporter substrate-binding protein, protein MNRTKWMLLGLGLLFSSIGCSYAQTAYKIGYVPTSIGQALTQAWKTGVENVMKSYPGSTLQSFDAQMKAEIQVTLMDDLINQGYNAIILQPADAAALTASVRKAEGKGIHVITLNTDTLLPHAACVTMDDEGAGAMVGERIGKALGGKGSVALIQSPPGAQAGVEREKGFRAVMTKNFPGIKIVGAQNGMWIKDKGIEIMNSFLQINKDLDAVFAVNDNMAEGAMIAAEAAGRLGKIQIWGFNGQKSTLALIEQGKITGTAYTNAYNQGATAAQYAFDLLTGAKKKAAKTEVITVPPFAATRETVAQIKSEDRW, encoded by the coding sequence ATGAACAGAACGAAATGGATGTTGCTGGGCCTGGGTCTGTTGTTTTCTTCGATCGGCTGCAGCTATGCGCAAACCGCTTACAAGATCGGCTATGTGCCGACGTCAATCGGCCAGGCGCTGACGCAGGCCTGGAAAACCGGCGTCGAAAATGTCATGAAGAGTTATCCGGGATCGACACTGCAATCCTTCGATGCGCAGATGAAGGCCGAGATCCAGGTCACGCTGATGGACGACCTGATCAACCAGGGCTACAACGCCATCATCCTGCAACCGGCCGACGCCGCCGCGCTCACCGCCAGCGTCCGGAAGGCCGAGGGCAAGGGCATTCACGTCATCACGCTGAATACCGACACGCTGCTGCCGCACGCTGCCTGCGTGACGATGGACGACGAAGGCGCCGGCGCCATGGTCGGCGAGCGCATCGGCAAGGCGCTGGGTGGCAAAGGTAGCGTCGCGCTGATCCAGTCGCCGCCCGGCGCACAGGCCGGCGTCGAGCGCGAGAAGGGATTCCGCGCCGTGATGACGAAGAACTTCCCCGGCATCAAGATCGTCGGCGCCCAGAACGGCATGTGGATCAAGGACAAGGGCATCGAGATCATGAACAGCTTCCTGCAGATCAACAAGGACCTCGACGCCGTCTTTGCCGTCAATGACAACATGGCCGAAGGCGCGATGATCGCCGCCGAGGCCGCCGGCCGCCTTGGCAAGATCCAGATCTGGGGCTTCAACGGGCAGAAGAGCACGCTGGCGCTGATCGAGCAGGGCAAGATCACCGGCACCGCCTACACCAACGCCTACAACCAGGGCGCCACCGCCGCGCAATATGCGTTTGATCTATTGACCGGCGCCAAGAAGAAAGCGGCCAAGACCGAGGTGATCACCGTCCCGCCGTTCGCCGCCACGCGCGAGACGGTCGCCCAGATCAAGAGCGAGGATCGCTGGTAA
- a CDS encoding ABC transporter permease → MSVSAIRRLILIGLLLVISLVMSVITPAFLTLDNIMTLLQEASLTGIIAIGFTLVLITAGIDMSIGAVVAITSMVCINFISYTQLPATIYIPIALAGGCLIGWVNGFFITYFKLPEFIVTLATRGILAGLALIAAVKDEQGFVKNVFIQDEVFLSFGETVGPVYIVVIVFVLLAIVTQFFMKRTRAGTNIYAAGANPTASRLSGIHVERTLIGVYMFSGFCAALSSIFLSARMMTAMPEFGIGNELDVIASVVIGGTPFTGGVGDIWGTLIGTLFIALVKNGILKLGLSPYIQPIVIGGIIIVTVVMDVWYKSYAEKKATQAARRKAMQRQGGEA, encoded by the coding sequence GTGTCGGTCAGTGCCATACGACGACTCATCCTGATCGGCTTGCTGCTGGTCATCTCGCTTGTCATGTCGGTCATTACGCCGGCATTCCTGACGCTGGACAACATCATGACGCTGCTGCAGGAAGCGTCGCTGACGGGGATCATTGCGATCGGCTTCACGCTGGTGCTGATCACGGCGGGGATCGACATGTCGATCGGTGCCGTGGTGGCGATCACCTCGATGGTCTGCATCAACTTCATTTCCTACACGCAGTTGCCGGCGACCATCTACATCCCGATTGCGCTGGCAGGCGGCTGCCTGATCGGCTGGGTGAACGGCTTTTTCATCACCTACTTCAAGCTGCCGGAATTCATCGTCACGCTGGCGACGCGAGGGATTCTCGCCGGACTCGCGCTGATCGCGGCGGTCAAGGACGAACAGGGCTTCGTCAAGAACGTCTTCATCCAGGATGAGGTTTTCCTGTCCTTCGGCGAAACGGTCGGGCCGGTCTATATCGTTGTCATCGTCTTCGTGCTGCTGGCGATCGTCACGCAGTTCTTCATGAAGCGCACGCGCGCCGGGACGAACATCTACGCGGCCGGGGCCAACCCGACGGCCTCGCGCCTGTCGGGCATCCACGTCGAGCGGACGCTGATCGGCGTCTATATGTTCTCGGGCTTCTGCGCGGCGCTCTCGTCGATTTTCCTGTCGGCGCGGATGATGACGGCGATGCCGGAATTCGGCATCGGCAACGAACTCGACGTCATCGCCTCGGTCGTCATCGGCGGCACGCCCTTCACCGGCGGCGTCGGCGACATCTGGGGGACGCTGATTGGCACGCTGTTCATCGCGCTGGTCAAGAACGGCATTCTCAAGCTCGGGCTCTCGCCCTACATCCAGCCGATCGTCATCGGCGGCATCATCATCGTCACGGTGGTCATGGACGTCTGGTACAAATCCTACGCCGAGAAGAAGGCGACGCAGGCCGCGCGCAGGAAAGCCATGCAGCGCCAGGGAGGTGAAGCATGA
- a CDS encoding sugar ABC transporter ATP-binding protein encodes MSATAATNTLLLECRGIDKNYNGPQVLSGVDFSLRRGEIHSLVGENGAGKSTLIKIITGITNRNAGSIVFEGHEVPIEHSKNASEKLGIAVIYQELSLIHGMTVAQNIFLTKEPLLAGLPIIDVRKMNAMAQAMIDKYGFALKATDIIDGLPIAQRQTVEILKALSNKASLMIMDEPTSSLTATESERLFDIIRLLKSEGITVVYISHRMEEVYNLSDRVTVLRDGKLVSVLEGEAITPAEIIRLMIGRELTDDESQHRMVKKDGETVLEVKKLCAEGKLQDVSFAVRKGEVLGFGGLVGSGRTELMRAIYGIDRYDSGEIAYLGQPYKPTVEKSIAGGYGFVPEERRLQGIMGAISITGNIGIANLDSISNRAGMVSDAKELERAQAAITTLNIKPANPDHLVGNLSGGNQQKVVVGKWLIRDLKLLIVDEPTVGVDIGAKEEMYQTIERLAQQGVAILLVSSDLPELTRLSDRIIVLRKGRIIKEFTEGVVTEEEVLRAASGIVEGSAA; translated from the coding sequence ATGAGCGCTACCGCTGCTACCAACACTCTTCTGCTCGAATGCCGCGGCATCGACAAGAACTACAACGGCCCGCAGGTCCTCTCCGGCGTCGATTTCTCGCTGCGCCGCGGTGAAATCCATTCGCTCGTCGGCGAGAACGGCGCCGGCAAATCGACGCTGATCAAGATCATCACTGGCATCACCAACCGCAACGCCGGGAGCATCGTCTTTGAAGGTCACGAGGTGCCGATCGAGCACAGCAAGAACGCCTCGGAGAAACTCGGCATCGCCGTCATCTATCAGGAACTGAGCCTGATCCACGGCATGACCGTGGCGCAGAACATCTTCCTGACCAAGGAGCCGCTGCTCGCCGGACTGCCGATCATCGACGTGCGCAAGATGAACGCGATGGCGCAGGCGATGATCGACAAGTACGGCTTCGCGCTCAAGGCCACCGACATCATCGACGGCCTGCCGATCGCCCAGCGCCAGACCGTCGAAATCCTGAAAGCGCTGTCGAACAAGGCCTCGCTGATGATCATGGACGAGCCGACCAGTTCGCTGACGGCGACCGAAAGCGAACGGCTCTTCGACATCATCCGGCTGCTCAAGAGCGAAGGCATCACGGTTGTCTATATCTCGCACCGGATGGAAGAGGTCTATAACCTCTCCGACCGCGTCACCGTGCTGCGCGACGGTAAGCTCGTCTCGGTACTCGAAGGCGAAGCGATCACGCCGGCCGAGATCATCCGGCTGATGATCGGGCGCGAACTGACCGACGACGAATCGCAGCATCGCATGGTCAAAAAGGACGGCGAGACCGTCCTCGAGGTGAAGAAGCTCTGCGCCGAAGGCAAGCTGCAGGACGTCTCCTTCGCCGTGCGCAAGGGCGAAGTGCTCGGCTTCGGCGGCCTCGTCGGCTCCGGGCGGACCGAACTGATGCGCGCGATCTACGGCATCGACCGCTACGACTCGGGCGAGATCGCCTATCTCGGCCAGCCCTATAAACCGACGGTGGAGAAATCGATTGCCGGCGGTTACGGCTTCGTGCCGGAAGAGCGGCGCCTGCAAGGCATCATGGGCGCCATCTCGATCACCGGCAACATCGGCATCGCCAACCTCGACTCGATCTCCAACCGCGCTGGCATGGTCAGCGACGCCAAGGAACTCGAACGGGCGCAGGCGGCGATCACGACGCTGAACATCAAGCCGGCGAATCCCGATCATCTGGTCGGTAACCTGTCGGGCGGCAACCAGCAGAAGGTCGTCGTCGGCAAATGGCTGATCCGCGACCTGAAGCTCCTGATCGTCGATGAACCGACGGTCGGCGTCGATATCGGCGCCAAGGAGGAGATGTACCAGACGATCGAGCGCCTGGCGCAACAGGGCGTGGCGATCCTGCTGGTGTCCTCGGACCTGCCGGAACTGACGCGACTGTCGGACCGCATCATCGTCCTGCGCAAGGGACGGATCATCAAGGAATTCACCGAAGGCGTCGTCACCGAGGAAGAAGTGCTGCGCGCGGCCTCGGGCATCGTGGAAGGGAGTGCGGCATGA
- a CDS encoding ABC transporter permease — protein sequence MKSGGVLHKLAGEFRLFGVLLLLMVGLSIVSDRFLTVDNLTNVLWSVCLIGIMATGAIYSPVTGGIDLSVGSMAALAGILANVFMNTFGLHWTLAIVLTLVIGAAIGWLNGIVTTKFLVPAFIVTMAAKTYLFGLAMLISNGDQITIMEPKPFLEIGVGKFLGIPIPIYIMMLLVVASHVLLKHTAFGRRAIAVGANEVAAKLTGVNPDKTRIIVYTISSVTATIAGIVMASLTQQAYAMNASGYELDVITAIVVGGTSLMGGNGSVIGALIGAVMVGFINNGLNLLDMPSAYHPIATGIVILVALILNQGSELASWLKRLRTLGKARESA from the coding sequence ATGAAATCGGGCGGAGTCTTGCACAAGCTGGCCGGCGAATTCCGGCTGTTCGGCGTCCTGCTGCTACTGATGGTCGGGCTGTCGATCGTTTCGGACCGGTTCCTGACCGTGGATAACCTGACCAACGTGCTGTGGTCGGTGTGCCTGATCGGGATCATGGCGACCGGGGCGATCTACTCGCCGGTGACCGGCGGCATCGACTTGTCGGTCGGTTCGATGGCGGCCTTGGCGGGGATTCTCGCCAACGTCTTCATGAACACCTTCGGGCTGCACTGGACTCTGGCGATCGTGCTGACGCTCGTCATCGGCGCGGCGATCGGCTGGCTCAACGGCATCGTCACGACGAAGTTCCTGGTGCCGGCCTTCATCGTCACGATGGCGGCGAAGACTTATCTCTTCGGGCTTGCCATGCTGATCTCGAACGGCGACCAGATCACGATCATGGAGCCGAAGCCTTTCCTCGAGATCGGCGTCGGCAAGTTCCTCGGCATTCCGATCCCGATCTACATCATGATGCTGCTGGTCGTCGCCAGCCATGTGCTGCTCAAGCACACCGCCTTCGGGCGGCGGGCGATCGCCGTCGGCGCCAATGAGGTCGCGGCCAAGCTGACCGGCGTCAATCCGGACAAGACGCGCATCATCGTCTATACGATCTCGTCGGTGACGGCGACGATCGCCGGCATCGTCATGGCTTCGCTCACCCAGCAGGCCTACGCGATGAACGCCAGCGGCTACGAGTTGGATGTCATCACCGCCATCGTCGTCGGCGGTACCAGCCTGATGGGCGGCAACGGTTCCGTCATCGGCGCCCTCATCGGCGCCGTTATGGTCGGCTTCATCAACAACGGCCTCAACCTCCTCGACATGCCGTCCGCCTATCACCCGATCGCCACCGGCATCGTCATCCTCGTCGCCCTCATACTCAATCAGGGCAGCGAACTCGCCAGCTGGCTCAAACGCCTGCGCACGCTCGGCAAGGCCCGGGAAAGCGCCTGA
- a CDS encoding RuBisCO large subunit C-terminal-like domain-containing protein: MNSEDQAFFAKADQIDLSEYVVLDYFFESSVEPTHAAAHLCQEQSTAQWKRVGVDEDMRPLHAAKVIDLVVECMPTEPCIPFMVDHWDKLWACRVKIAYPIRNIGRALPNLITAACGEGAFFSPGIHAIKLQDIAFPPGYLDAHEGPKFGIAGLREWTGVHDRPLFFGVIKPNIGLAPEPFRDIAYESWLGGLDVAKDDELIFDTDWSPFDKRTRLLGEARLDAEQKTGKKCCYLANVTDEVDRLIPLHDIGVANGANMLMVNAMATGLSAVRMLRKHTEVPLVAHFDFVAPMTRSPYYGVHSRVITKLQRLAGFDAIIFAGMGARMKTTRGGVLADVSACTDSLCTLQREHAANAAPCPIKPALPIPGGSQWAGSIESLYRDIGSTDFAIVPGRAVFGHPQGPKAGAASLHQGWEAIRSGVSLADYARDHEELRVSISHNH, encoded by the coding sequence ATGAACAGCGAAGACCAGGCCTTCTTTGCCAAGGCCGACCAGATCGACCTCTCCGAATACGTCGTGCTCGACTACTTCTTCGAATCCTCGGTCGAGCCAACGCACGCCGCCGCGCACCTATGCCAGGAGCAATCGACGGCGCAATGGAAACGCGTCGGCGTCGACGAGGACATGCGTCCGTTGCATGCGGCGAAAGTCATCGATCTCGTCGTCGAGTGCATGCCGACCGAGCCCTGCATCCCCTTCATGGTCGACCACTGGGACAAACTCTGGGCCTGCCGCGTCAAGATCGCCTATCCGATCCGCAACATCGGCCGCGCCCTGCCCAACCTGATCACCGCGGCCTGCGGCGAAGGCGCTTTTTTCAGCCCCGGCATCCATGCCATCAAGCTGCAGGACATCGCCTTCCCGCCCGGCTATCTCGATGCGCACGAAGGACCGAAATTCGGCATTGCCGGCCTGCGCGAGTGGACCGGCGTACACGACCGCCCGCTCTTCTTCGGCGTCATCAAGCCCAACATCGGCCTCGCGCCCGAGCCCTTCCGCGACATCGCCTACGAAAGCTGGCTGGGCGGACTCGATGTCGCCAAGGATGACGAACTCATCTTCGACACCGACTGGTCGCCCTTCGACAAACGCACCCGCCTGCTCGGCGAGGCGCGTCTCGATGCCGAGCAGAAGACCGGGAAGAAATGCTGCTATCTTGCCAACGTCACCGACGAGGTCGACCGCCTCATCCCGCTCCATGACATTGGCGTCGCGAACGGCGCCAACATGCTGATGGTCAACGCCATGGCGACCGGACTCAGCGCCGTGCGCATGCTGCGCAAGCACACCGAGGTGCCGCTCGTCGCCCATTTCGACTTCGTCGCGCCGATGACGCGCTCGCCCTACTACGGCGTCCATTCCCGCGTCATCACCAAGCTGCAGCGCCTGGCCGGCTTCGACGCCATCATCTTCGCCGGCATGGGCGCGCGCATGAAGACGACGCGCGGCGGCGTCCTCGCCGACGTCAGCGCCTGCACCGACTCGCTGTGCACGCTGCAGCGCGAGCACGCGGCCAACGCCGCGCCCTGTCCGATCAAGCCGGCGCTGCCAATCCCCGGCGGCTCGCAATGGGCCGGATCGATCGAATCGCTCTACCGCGACATCGGCTCGACCGATTTCGCCATCGTTCCCGGACGCGCCGTCTTCGGCCATCCGCAAGGCCCGAAGGCCGGCGCCGCCAGCCTGCATCAGGGCTGGGAGGCGATTCGCAGCGGCGTTTCGCTCGCCGACTATGCGCGCGACCACGAGGAATTGCGCGTCTCGATCAGCCACAACCACTGA
- a CDS encoding class II aldolase/adducin family protein, whose product MTTLRQQIIAAARATLAAGLNKGIAGNVSARCEENGRRGFLITPTGIPYASLEADDIVFVAEDGTAAGRRAPSSEWRFHRDIYLHRPEADAIMHAHAPFATSLACLRQDIPAFHYMIARFGGDTLRCAQYAIFGSQALSDAALAALEGRSACLLANHGMIAFGKSPRHALDLAVELEVLCEQYWRARLAGEPVVLDDGEMAAVLVKFAHYGQQDGDNDG is encoded by the coding sequence ATGACGACACTACGCCAACAGATCATCGCGGCCGCCCGCGCGACGCTCGCCGCCGGACTCAACAAGGGCATCGCCGGCAATGTCAGCGCACGCTGCGAGGAAAACGGCCGGCGCGGCTTCCTGATCACGCCGACCGGCATCCCCTACGCCTCGCTCGAAGCCGATGACATCGTCTTCGTCGCCGAAGACGGCACGGCAGCAGGCCGGCGCGCGCCTTCCTCGGAGTGGCGCTTCCACCGCGACATCTACCTCCACCGACCCGAAGCCGACGCGATCATGCACGCGCACGCGCCCTTCGCCACCAGCCTTGCCTGCCTGCGCCAGGACATTCCTGCCTTTCACTACATGATCGCGCGCTTCGGCGGCGACACGCTGCGTTGCGCGCAGTACGCCATTTTCGGCTCGCAGGCGCTTTCCGACGCGGCGCTGGCGGCGCTTGAGGGTCGCTCGGCCTGCCTGCTCGCCAACCACGGTATGATCGCCTTCGGCAAGAGCCCGCGCCACGCGCTCGACCTCGCCGTCGAACTCGAAGTGCTGTGCGAGCAATACTGGCGCGCACGCCTGGCCGGCGAACCGGTCGTGCTCGATGACGGTGAAATGGCCGCGGTCCTCGTCAAATTCGCCCATTACGGCCAGCAAGACGGCGATAATGACGGCTGA
- a CDS encoding HAD-IA family hydrolase: MTFTIQAIIFDSDGTLLDSETLGMDLLWELARDAGLSLTRDEAHRRFRGVGIAEVGGWVMAELGRPDPDRIAAFVDRYHRGILRRFREALAPMPGAVELLEALHLPVAVATNGPREKVGLGLALTGLDRFFGDKVFSAPELGHFKPDPELFLIAARALKAPPAQCAVVEDSLPGLVAGIAAGMRVYSLHPRDGLPDDLADKLIFIESLSDFGRKIGLAPGISSPLHLHP; the protein is encoded by the coding sequence ATGACATTCACGATCCAGGCGATCATTTTCGATAGCGACGGCACCCTGCTCGACAGCGAGACGCTCGGCATGGACCTGCTGTGGGAACTGGCCCGGGACGCCGGACTGTCACTGACGCGCGACGAGGCGCATCGGCGCTTCCGCGGCGTCGGCATCGCCGAAGTCGGCGGCTGGGTCATGGCGGAACTCGGGCGCCCGGACCCCGACCGCATCGCCGCCTTCGTCGACCGTTATCACCGCGGCATTCTCCGGCGCTTTCGCGAGGCGCTGGCGCCAATGCCGGGGGCCGTCGAACTTCTCGAAGCACTGCACCTGCCGGTCGCCGTCGCCACCAACGGGCCGCGCGAAAAGGTCGGTCTGGGACTGGCCCTCACCGGTCTCGACCGCTTCTTCGGCGACAAGGTCTTCAGCGCGCCCGAACTCGGCCATTTCAAGCCGGACCCCGAACTTTTCCTGATCGCCGCCCGCGCGCTCAAGGCGCCGCCCGCACAGTGCGCCGTCGTCGAGGACAGCCTGCCCGGACTCGTCGCCGGCATCGCCGCCGGCATGCGCGTCTATTCGCTGCATCCGCGCGATGGGTTGCCTGACGATCTTGCCGACAAGCTCATCTTCATCGAGTCCTTGAGCGATTTCGGCCGGAAGATTGGCCTGGCCCCGGGCATTTCGTCGCCGTTACACCTCCATCCGTGA